The following coding sequences lie in one Delphinus delphis chromosome 9, mDelDel1.2, whole genome shotgun sequence genomic window:
- the OPN1SW gene encoding LOW QUALITY PROTEIN: short-wave-sensitive opsin 1 (The sequence of the model RefSeq protein was modified relative to this genomic sequence to represent the inferred CDS: inserted 1 base in 1 codon), producing the protein MSEEEEFFXFKNILVGPWDGPQYRLAPVWAFHLQAAFTGFVFVVGTPLDATVLVATLRYRKLRQPLNYILVNVSLGGFIYCIFSVFVVFITMDTLSWILCHGYFVCHGYFVFGRHVCALGAFLGRTAGLLTGWSLAFLVFERYIIICKPFGNFRFSSKHALMVVLATWTIGIGVSIPPFFGWSRFVPEGLQCSCTVGTKYYSEYYTWFLFIFCYTVPLSLICFSYSQLLGVFRAVAAQQQEAATTQKAGREVSHKVVMMVGSFCLCYTPYAALAMYIVNNHNHGVDLRFVTIPAFFPKSACVYNPIIYCFMNKQFQACIMEMVCGRPMTDESDMSSSQKMEVSTVSSSQVGPILACLQQQGFYI; encoded by the exons ATGTCGGAGGAGGAGGAGTTTT TGTTCAAGAACATCTTGGTGGGGCCGTGGGATGGGCCTCAGTACCGCCTCGCCCCTGTCTGGGCCTTCCACCTCCAGGCAGCCTTCACGGGCTTTGTCTTCGTTGTAGGGACGCCACTCGATGCCACAGTGCTGGTGGCCACACTGCGCTACAGAAAGTTGCGGCAGCCACTCAACTACATTCTGGTCAACGTATCCCTGGGGGGCTTCATCTACTGCATCTTCTCTGTCTTTGTCGTCTTCATCACCATGGATACTTTGTCATGGATACTTTGTCATGGATACTTTGTCTGTCATGGATACTTTGTCTTCGGCCGCCATGTTTGTGCTCTGGGGGCCTTCCTGGGCCGTACAGCAG GTCTGCTGACAGGCTGGTCACTGGCCTTCTTGGTCTTTGAGCGCTACATCATCATCTGTAAGCCCTTCGGCAACTTCCGCTTCAGCTCCAAGCACGCACTGATGGTGGTCCTGGCCACCTGGACCATTGGTATTGGTGTCTCCATCCCACCCTTCTTTGGCTGGAGCCG GTTTGTCCCCGAGGGTCTTCAGTGTTCCTGCACCGTGGGCACCAAATATTACAGCGAGTACTATACCtggtttctcttcattttctgctACACTGTGCCTCTCTCCCTCATCTGCTTCTCCTACTCTCAGCTGCTGGGGGTCTTCAGAGCT GTTGCAGCTCAGCAGCAGGAGGCAGCTACAACCCAGAAGGCTGGGCGGGAGGTGAGCCAcaaggtggtgatgatggtgggaTCCTTCTGTCTCTGTTACACGCCCTACGCTGCCCTGGCCATGTATATAGTCAACAACCATAACCACGGGGTGGACTTACGGTTTGTCACCATTCCTGCCTTCTTCCCCAAGAGTGCTTGCGTCTACAATCCCATCATCTACTGCTTCATGAATAAGCAG TTCCAAGCTTGCATCATGGAGATGGTGTGTGGAAGGCCCATGACAGATGAGTCTGACATGTCTAGCTCCCAGAAAATGGAAGTTTCTACCGTCTCTTCTAGCCAAGTTGGCCCCATACTGGCctgtttgcagcaacaaggattttacatttaa